The sequence TGTACCCGCCACAAGCATCAGGGGTCTGCCGCGACTGTTGCACCAGGAAAAAGAAACTAAAACCCAATTCACGACCTTTCGTCAACAATTCGAGGAAAGTGTCACACTGAGACTTAAACTTCGGATAGCTATCGAGTATGATCACGACCTGTGGTCGCCCTTTGACACCATGCTCAATACGCTGACGTAGTTCATTTTTTAACACTCCAACTATTTGTTCAAAATGACTTTGATTAACATCGTAGCGCGCTAGTAAACGATAAGAGACATCTTCAAAAGCCCGCGTATGTGGCAAGTAACGTAACCACGACCAGTGGCGATCAAAGACCGACGACCAAAACATCGCTAGTCGTACTTCGTTGGGAGAGTGATGAACTGCGATTTGCCAGATCAAGGATCGGGTAAAGGCAACAACTTTCTCATCGCTCCCGGCAATACCTAGCGAGCCACATTCACGAAGAGGGAGGGTAATTGGTACATCGCGTACTTCAGAGAATTCCTTTACCAATTCCAGTGCTTGCTTCAACTCAGGGGAAAACTGAAGGAGATCAACCCGAGGCGGCTTAATTTTAAAGGCGGGAGGTACAGCACCAATTCCAATCCGCAAAAGAAGGAAATCATCATCATCTGGACGCCGTTCCCACAATCGCGACTGCGGAAGTACACCATCACCTGTTGCAATTTCAAGGAGCTTCATCGGAGCAGGGTCGTTTTCTGCCATAACCCGTCTCTGCTCATCTGTCAGGTACTTTAATCGTGTTCGAATCTTATTCAGTACCTCGTTATACGTGTTCTCATAATCTCGCTTTGCTTTCTCCTGCTCACGAAGTTGCTTCCGATAATTCCATATCCCAATACCGACACTGATAAACGAAATCACCACAATAGGCAAGGAAAGCCAAATATTTCCACCTTGATCGCCACGGGCAATCAATGCAATAAGGTAAAAGATACCAGTAGCAGCCGGCAGAATTACGTAAGCGAGCGATGGTAGACTCGCGAAAGAGGAACGGTTCGGTGGATTCGGTATTTCAATTTCTTCAGCAGGTAGTTGCCGAAGAATACGAGGTGGACGATTAAAATTCTCAACTTCTTCTACACTCATCATAATTGTTTTCCATAACAAAGGCTTTTTGATACTGTACTGTTGATGAGACAAATGGGTGGGGTAGCGGTCAGGAACACCGTCCACCCCAGCCATCACAATCACGCGCTAATAAATGAACGATCAACGGCTTCAAACTCATTGACTTCCCGACGGATGCCGTTTGCCAAACCTTGCAGCAACTCCAGCATCTCATTCAGGTTCGTGCGCCAATCATTCCATTCATTTGCGAACTGTTGGCTAGACGCACCTTGCCATACTGCCAGTGCAGCATCTACGGCACTAACCATATTACGCAGCGCCGACTCGATAGAGCTGTGACTGCTATCAAAAGTGGAAGCAGTGGCACGAGCTTGATCAGTATCGATACTGATAAGTGGCATAGCTGTTCCTCCTCATGTAGAATTAGCGTTCTACCGACACGACCGTACTAGCGATCAAAGCTTCGCGTAGCTTCTTCGAGCTGATTTGCCTCGGTACGTAAGCCATTAGCCATCGTCTGCAAATCGTTCAACATTTGGGCCAGACGCCGTCGCCATTCTTCCCATTGCGTATCAAATTGCTGACGAGCCTGACCAGTCCAGGTCGTACCACTGACAGCATTCATCATGCGATTGACTTCACCTTCAATCGTGCCCCGACTGTTGTCGAACGTCGATGCTGTTGAGCGAATTTGCTCTACTATTTCAGGAATTGATGCCATAGAGAAAATCCTCCTACACAGTTTCACGCATAGACTGAATATCAGTCAAAAATGAGATCGATCATAGGTAGAGATTGGTGTACTTATTGATATTCGGTTATCACCTCCTGTCAAAAACTTACTTTATCACTCACTCTACACCCTGAATCAAAGATACTAATCAGGATGTAGAGTAGATAATGATTCTAAGGTAGACTCTCGGACGGAAGAATTTCCACCGTTATCTTCCATCCTCGCTGGCGTGCACCGAGCACAAGTGTTATCTGAGGTCTGTCCAGCAATTTCACCTCACCCTGAGAGATAAGTTCATTGTCAACATACGTATCACGTCGCGCTTTCAGGTACCATTGCTCGTTGTGTCGAAAGATCGTACAATGTTCAGTACGACTTACGTAGTCAAGAGGTGATTCACCATAGGTAGCACGTCGCAGTGTCTCTTTTAGCTTAATTTCACTTGATAAGTTTTGCAGCAGATATTGACGGTTCAAGACCACCTTATTACCAGTAACCGGTATCGGAGGGGATTTTGGCGCCAGATACATCCTACAGACAGACGAAGAAACTGGTCTTGGCTTTGGGTATGAGTCGGGATTCGGTGGCGGGGGAAGTTGTCCCGTTTCCGATAACGATTTGGGCAAATTGCGAAGCTCGGAGACATACCACCAGGGAGCCGTTTTATCAGCAAGATATATTGTGCTTCCAGTCCGAATCCCGGCTTGACGCAATGTCTTGCCTGGATCAAGGGGTAGTCCTTGCTTGTCGAGAAACAGTCCATATTCAATACGCATACCCTGGCTGCTTGTATCGGGCAATCTGAAACGTGAGACGAGGAAGTTTGTAAGCCTACTAACCGTTTGCATCTCTTCAAAAAATACTCCGTCGCTTCGCTCTGGAGCGTAGTACACGTCAAACTCTATCTCTGCCATTGCTGTATTCTCTCCTGCAAACACCTAGATGGATGATGCAGAGCAACTATTACCAAAACATTACCAGCAGAGCCAATTTGTGCTTTGATCATGATAGTCAATCCGATTTTAAATCGCTCTCTGATAACGTTATCAATACACCCTCATGTTTTGTCAGCAGTAATCTCTCCTGCTTGACTTATAAACTATGGCACTGTAGGAGACAATCTTCTATGGATGCATACTAGCTGCAGGGTATGGCAGCACATACAGGGAATTTTCCAACCCTGGGAAAGCTAGAACTTCGTTCGAGTAGAACCGTTTTATCACGCTTGTCAACTAACGAGCGTTACTCACTCACTCGTTACTAGGAGGAGAATCAAGGTATGCACCGAAACGAACTAGATCGTCGAAAACAATTTGGAGTGACGTTAAAGTATTTTCGGGAGAAACGAAATATTTCTTTTAATAAAGTGGCTCTCGAATTATTGGGGTTTAATGGCGTAACCCCCTTAATCGAAAATGAGAGATGTAGACGCCATCCTACATTACAGACACTACGCAAAATCGGTGATGCATTACAGCTCACTACTGCAGAACCATCCGAACTTGAAGGTTTAGTAGGCTAACGTCCGGCGACACGCTTACCCCCACTCACCCAAATCAAGGTATTTCTTGCACGTGTGGAAACAGTACTGGGCAAACATCTATGTTGCACGGAACGTGGAGGTGCTGGTGGGTAATGCTGGCCGCAGCACTAACGTGGCCCTCACTGTAGTGATCGCCGTCCGCCAAGGTCAAGGTATGTCCGAACGATTCACCGCACCCATATTCGCCAATAGCGGAGATGTGGTGGGTAAGTAGGATCACGACAGCACCGCATCCTTCATAAGTCATCCGTTCAGCATCCAATATGGCAGTCATCCAATGAGAGGCATCCATCGTGCCCTGGCAACACGGGATTCGGAAGGCGCCCCTCTCAGCATTGGCAAGCAGCATCTGAATCTCATCGTGCGCACCTCGGGCAGCACTTGTTCCGGTCTGTTCATCGCCTTCCGCTCGCTGACGCATGCATTTGGGAGGAATGGTATCCGCTTGTCGCAGAAAGGATTGTTATTATACCAACCCCTTCTGTGAAAACCGTGTCGCTTCGACTACACTACTGCGCCAACCGGCAGACAGCACGTAAGCGATGCAACCAGCGGTTGGCAGGATCATGCAAGGGTCACCGTGACAGAACTAATATCAGTAGATAAGGTTTGCTTTTTCATACACCTTGTTTTCCTTTCCGCAAATCCGTTATACATCAATGATTTATTTTGTGCTACACTAGGAATGTGCCGAATATCACACACTGACAACATGGAGGAGGTTACAGATGAGCTGGCGAGGTTCTGGAAGAAGCAGTTTCCGTTCACGCAGCAGCGGTAATGGCGGTTCTACCTTTTCAGGCGGAAGTGCTGGCGGTCCACCGCTCATTGTGATGATGGGTCTGGCATTTGGCGCAGGTTTGATTATGCTGATCGTGATGATTGCCTCCAATGCAAGCGCAGGCGGGTTTGTCGCTGCTGGCCCACGTCCTACGGCTATCCCGCGTCCTACAGCTACCCCTCGCCCGACGCCTGCTCCGGCGGCTGCCCAACCGACGCGGCCTCCAGCAGCCCAAGCAGCAAATGCTCCTGGTGGCTCGAATGTAGTCAATGAGACACCAAACCGCACAATTGAAGTGCGTGCTGATCCAAATGCGCTAGCCTTCGTAGAGAAATCACTCTCTGTACCGGCAAATACTGTTGTGCGCCTTGATTTTATCAACGAGAATAATCTGGGCGTCCAACACAACTGGGTGCTGGTGAATGGCGGCGACGATGTGGCGGCGGCCGTGAATACTGCTGCACAGAATAATGCTGATGGCCTCTTTGTGCCGCCGCCTGATACACCAAATGCGCTGGCTTGGACGGCAATGCTCAATGCCGGTCAGACGGGAAGTGTAACCTTCCGCACACCACCGCCTGGGACGTATCTGTACATTTGTACGTTCCCTGGTCATTATCTGGCCGGGATGAAGGGAACGTTAACGGTTACTCAATAAGTTTAGACCCGTTTCCAAATATTCTTTGCCCGAAGATCAATTGCATTCCACCTTAACCCTTCTACTCCCAAATGGGAGTAGAAGGGGTTCAGGGTGAAGACGAGATTATCAGGTACGCTCGCACTGCGAAGCATCTTTGGACAATACCTTACCGAGACAAGGTTCCGTATCATTCATGGTCAGATCAATATGCGGGCCAGAGGCCCGCGCTCCCAGGTAGGAGCGCATGATCGGGGCCAGTTCCACTCCCCCCGCTTGCGGGGGGCAGGGGGGTGCCGGAGGCCCACGCTCCCAGGCGGGCAAGGTTCCGTTCGTTCACGTAGGAGCGCATGATCAGGGCCAGTTCCCCCCGCTTGCGGGAGGCTAGAGGGGTGCCGGAGGCCCGCGCTCCCAGGTAGGAGCGCATGATCGAGGCCAGTTCCTCCCCCCGCTTGCGGGGGGCTAGGGGGGTGGTAGTAGGCTATTATGCTGCACGCTGACGTATGAGTTTGGTGGCTAGGACACGAGTTTCACAGTCAAGAGCATATCTAACAATCATGGGCCTGAACTATGGACTGCTGAAGCCATGCTTCAGCAGTTCAATGTAACAAGTGCAATCCGATCTCAAACCAATTCGGTCACACCAAGCCGGGCGTTCTATTGCCAACGTGTGCAGCATTACCTCTTACTCCCCCCGGCCCACCGGACAAGGATTCCAACACGCCTACGGAACGTGTTCAGGCACGCTCTAATACAGCCATTGTTTCCACATGCGGAGTATGGGGAAACATATCATACCCCCGCACATTGAGTACACGATAACCAGCCTGAAGAAGACGTATATCGGCAACCTGGGTGAGTGGATTACACGAGATATAGATAATCCGTTGTGGCGTGATGCGCAACAGTTCGTTACAAACCTGTGGGCCAAGGCCGGTACGTGGCGGATCGGCGACAACAACTGACAAACTACCGGTCGGCTGTGCTTGCAAATATGCCAGGGTGTCAGCACAAATGGGATTAAAGTTGGTTACGCCATTAGCGAGCGCATTGCGTGCTGCAAAATCGACACTCTCGGCTACTGTTTCTACGCAATCCACACGATCTGCATGCGGTGCCAGATGTAAACCGATCGCGCCCACACCACCATACAGGTCTGCTACCCGCAGCGCTGGTTCGGGTACTGCGGCAGCAACTGCATCGCGAATCAAGCGTGGCGCCAGGTAGATATTGTTCTGAAAAAAGGTATTGGGGCCAATGAAGCAGGTGATGTCACCGATGCGCATCGCTAATTCGGCGGCACCCCAATGCCGACGTCGTTCACCGAACGAGACGTCGGTGAGGGTGTCGTTGATCAACCAGTGAAAACCGATCACACCGGGCTGACTCAACGCAGTTGTTGCCAGTTCCTCCATCGCCTGCTCATCACCCCCAGCAGTGGTTACCGCAGCCAGCAGTAGTTCGTCATTGGGATTACGCCGCACCACAATGTAGCGTAAGCAACCAGTATGGGAGCGGATATCGTAATCGGGTATTCCCAGCGCGACAGCGCGTTGCCAGACATGCAGTGCCGCTGTAAAGGCTGGCGGCGGAAGCAAATGACAGGTTGTTAGTTCAACAATGTAATTGAACCGACCACGTGCACGTAGCCCGAAACGTCCTTTCGTTGCCACATAATCCATGCGTGTGCGATAGCCAAACGGATCAGGTGAAGGCACGACGGTCATCTCATCAAGGACTATGCCACTCGCTGCATACAGCTCGCGCAACACCGCTGCTTTCGCTGCAACTTGATCGGCATACGCTCGATCCTGGAACGCACAGCCCCCGCACTCCCGCGTATGCGGACAGCGCGGCTCGATTACGTGACCGGCTAACGTGTGGTTGATGATAGACTTGTGAAACGTTTTAACAGTAAAAGATGTCATACACCAGTCACGAAAAGAGAGCATTAGACCCTATCGAAACATCCTGTTATCGGAGGAGAAGTGAAGTGCGCACTGCCCCTATGAGAAGGCAGAGTAGTGATCACGAGATCAGGCTATGCAAATTGTCGGGTACTGCCGGGCAGTACCAGCCCCACCCGTCGAGGTGCAGTGCACTGTGTCCATCGGTCGGAATTCACTTGTCGGCGTAAAGTGCCATCTTGCCTCACTATGCGACACCATCGGAATCACTGATTGTCCATCGCCTGAATTCATTCGTTGTGACGACAAGCATCCAGACAGGTGCTTATTGTCGTTCCGAGCGTTCTTCAGAAGGGATCGCTCTTTCAATTTAAGGTATCCTCAGCATTGTTACGCTGAGGACGAATAACCGACACCTGAGATGCCATCCAACGCTGCAATGCTTCTTGGGGTGAGGAGGCAACATCGAGTTCGCGCAGATCGATCCCTATATGTGTTAACGTGAGAGCCACCTGTGATGAAATACCGGTCAGAATCACCTGACAGCCCAGCAGCCGTAGCGCCCGCACCGTTTGGGTCAAAGCATTGGCGACGGCAGTATCAATCACCGGTACACCGGCGACATCGATGATCACTAGATTGACACGACGTTCGTAGACCAGCTCTAGTAAACGCGACGTGATCTTCCCGGCGCGTCGGCTATCGATACCGCCCACCAGTGGCGCCAAGAGTACGCCATCGGCAATACGTACCGCCGGAGTTTCGAGCTGGCTTACCAGTTCGAGCAGCTCTTGCTGGCGTTGATTCTGTTCGGCCAGCTCACGCCGTTGCTGTTCAATAGCAGCAGCCCGTGTTTCGCTTTCAGCACGGGCTGCTTCAGCCTGAGCGGCATTACGTTCAGCCTCGATCCGGGCTGAGTCGAGCGCAAAGCGCGCAGCCGAGAAGGCTGTCACTTGCACCAGATAGCTGGCAAGGATGGGTATATTAGCGTATATGCTGTCTATGGAACCATTTTCGAGCACATCGCGACTGAGCAAAATCACAAGTATTGCTAACCCAACACCGGCGACCCATTGCGTGTTGGTTATGGCAACTGCAAATGCCAGTGGGGTAAAAATCACTATTGTCTCTTGCGTTAGGGGTAACGCAGCCGCCACGACCAGGGTTATGCCGGCTGTGGCAAAGAAACGGGCACCGTCCCAGCCCCGCCAGTAGAGCCAGGTAGCCAGGCCAAAAATAGCCGAAACAACCCATGTCAGGACGATGGTGAAGATCGGATCACCGAAGACGAGATTTAGCAGCCCTCGCACAAAGGTATAGGCTGCCATACCTGCCATGAGAATGAACGCCAACTGTCGTTGAGTAATTTTCACGTAGCCTCCTCACTGTTTTCATCCGAATCGTTGATCGATGATGCGTCGTACCGCATCAATATCGGGTGGTAGCTCAATTGGCGGGTTGGTGTACTGCCCAACCACATCGCGAAGAGTGCCTTCATGATACTCTACTTTGAAGCGACTGAATTTGAGTCCATGCGCCGTAGAGATGACTACGACTCGATCACTGCGCTTAATTTCGCCACGTTCAACCAGCTTGATCAATGCGGCAAGCGCAACACCAGTATGTGGACAT comes from Chloroflexus sp. Y-396-1 and encodes:
- the rlmD gene encoding 23S rRNA (uracil(1939)-C(5))-methyltransferase RlmD codes for the protein MTSFTVKTFHKSIINHTLAGHVIEPRCPHTRECGGCAFQDRAYADQVAAKAAVLRELYAASGIVLDEMTVVPSPDPFGYRTRMDYVATKGRFGLRARGRFNYIVELTTCHLLPPPAFTAALHVWQRAVALGIPDYDIRSHTGCLRYIVVRRNPNDELLLAAVTTAGGDEQAMEELATTALSQPGVIGFHWLINDTLTDVSFGERRRHWGAAELAMRIGDITCFIGPNTFFQNNIYLAPRLIRDAVAAAVPEPALRVADLYGGVGAIGLHLAPHADRVDCVETVAESVDFAARNALANGVTNFNPICADTLAYLQAQPTGSLSVVVADPPRTGLGPQVCNELLRITPQRIIYISCNPLTQVADIRLLQAGYRVLNVRGYDMFPHTPHVETMAVLERA
- a CDS encoding plastocyanin/azurin family copper-binding protein, translating into MSWRGSGRSSFRSRSSGNGGSTFSGGSAGGPPLIVMMGLAFGAGLIMLIVMIASNASAGGFVAAGPRPTAIPRPTATPRPTPAPAAAQPTRPPAAQAANAPGGSNVVNETPNRTIEVRADPNALAFVEKSLSVPANTVVRLDFINENNLGVQHNWVLVNGGDDVAAAVNTAAQNNADGLFVPPPDTPNALAWTAMLNAGQTGSVTFRTPPPGTYLYICTFPGHYLAGMKGTLTVTQ
- a CDS encoding WXG100 family type VII secretion target, translated to MASIPEIVEQIRSTASTFDNSRGTIEGEVNRMMNAVSGTTWTGQARQQFDTQWEEWRRRLAQMLNDLQTMANGLRTEANQLEEATRSFDR
- a CDS encoding STAS domain-containing protein, whose amino-acid sequence is MKITQRQLAFILMAGMAAYTFVRGLLNLVFGDPIFTIVLTWVVSAIFGLATWLYWRGWDGARFFATAGITLVVAAALPLTQETIVIFTPLAFAVAITNTQWVAGVGLAILVILLSRDVLENGSIDSIYANIPILASYLVQVTAFSAARFALDSARIEAERNAAQAEAARAESETRAAAIEQQRRELAEQNQRQQELLELVSQLETPAVRIADGVLLAPLVGGIDSRRAGKITSRLLELVYERRVNLVIIDVAGVPVIDTAVANALTQTVRALRLLGCQVILTGISSQVALTLTHIGIDLRELDVASSPQEALQRWMASQVSVIRPQRNNAEDTLN
- a CDS encoding WXG100 family type VII secretion target, whose translation is MPLISIDTDQARATASTFDSSHSSIESALRNMVSAVDAALAVWQGASSQQFANEWNDWRTNLNEMLELLQGLANGIRREVNEFEAVDRSFISA